A single Clostridiales bacterium DNA region contains:
- a CDS encoding ATP-dependent Clp protease ATP-binding subunit — MLFGQISATQSAMNVLQEAEKLVRALGGNEIGTEHILYGIAKGNSLAAKALKECGVTPEKIASFISSGNTLNQIESLLGGGFFKTPLHYSTRSKNLLLMAQQIARQFKMPAVSSEFLLVALLQSTDSIAYSILQELNVKPQDILDKLGNLGGTATEMTGAKKPQSPLPSFLKDLGIDITERAREQKLDPVIGRKDEIERIIQILCRKTKNNPVLIGEPGVGKTAVVEGLAQAIVKGDVPELLKDKIIFALDIGSMLAGTKYRGDMEEKLKRAIEAIIKHGNIIVFIDELHTLATAGADRGEVKPADMLKPYLARGELQTIGATTTDEYRKFIEKDKALERRFQPIMVNPPTEDETIEILKGLRDNYEAFHKVKITDEAIEAAVRMSERYIMDRYLPDKAIDLIDEAASRVKVSGNTMPPQIKEKEEELQRLEAEKAEVLSKDEFEKASVIRDKIYAIKEEIENLNTQWKKKTIEDQAQIDVEDIAQVVASWTKIPVTKINETEKEKLIKLEEILHKRVIGQEEAVQSVAKAIRRARAGLKSANRPIGSFIFLGPTGVGKTELSKALCEAMFDDENLMIRLDMSEYMESHSVSKLIGSPPGYVGYDEGGQLTEQVRRKPYSVILFDEIEKAHPDVYNMLLQILDDGRLTDAQGRVVSFKNTIIIMTSNVGVSALKNTPKALGFSEESSERNEQKTKEILLDALKKRFKPEFLNRVDVITVFHPLNEAQIKLIAKNMLYDINKKLKDKNITITFSEDVLDMVATQGYDPEYGARPLRRLIEQKIEDKLAEEMLAGNIQDNAVLDCVLKDGEIKFVAKTKASKTK, encoded by the coding sequence ATGTTATTTGGACAAATCAGCGCGACGCAAAGCGCTATGAACGTGTTACAAGAAGCCGAAAAACTAGTAAGAGCCTTAGGCGGCAACGAAATCGGCACAGAGCATATTTTATACGGCATCGCCAAAGGCAATTCTTTGGCGGCAAAGGCGCTAAAGGAATGCGGCGTTACGCCCGAAAAAATAGCGAGCTTTATCTCTTCGGGAAATACGCTTAACCAGATAGAAAGCTTGCTGGGCGGCGGTTTTTTTAAGACGCCTCTCCATTATTCCACCCGTTCCAAAAATTTGTTGCTAATGGCGCAACAGATTGCCCGCCAGTTTAAGATGCCTGCCGTAAGCAGCGAGTTTTTGCTAGTCGCGCTTTTGCAAAGCACGGACAGCATAGCGTATAGCATTTTGCAAGAACTCAATGTTAAGCCTCAAGATATATTGGACAAGCTGGGCAACCTAGGCGGCACAGCCACCGAAATGACGGGCGCCAAAAAACCGCAATCGCCGTTGCCTTCGTTTTTGAAAGATTTGGGCATTGACATAACGGAAAGGGCGAGGGAGCAAAAACTTGACCCCGTAATCGGCAGAAAAGACGAGATAGAGCGCATTATCCAAATTCTTTGCCGTAAGACCAAAAACAATCCCGTCCTAATAGGCGAGCCCGGCGTGGGCAAGACCGCCGTTGTGGAAGGCCTAGCCCAAGCCATAGTAAAAGGCGATGTGCCCGAACTGTTAAAAGATAAAATTATATTTGCTTTGGATATAGGCAGCATGCTTGCGGGCACAAAATACCGCGGCGACATGGAAGAAAAACTCAAAAGAGCCATTGAAGCCATTATAAAACACGGCAATATTATAGTGTTTATTGACGAGCTTCACACTTTGGCGACGGCGGGCGCGGATAGAGGCGAGGTCAAACCGGCGGACATGCTCAAACCTTATTTGGCAAGAGGCGAGCTGCAGACCATAGGCGCGACCACTACTGACGAATACCGCAAGTTTATAGAGAAAGACAAAGCGCTTGAGCGCCGTTTCCAGCCTATAATGGTCAACCCGCCTACAGAAGATGAGACAATAGAGATTTTAAAAGGTTTAAGGGATAATTACGAGGCGTTCCATAAAGTAAAAATTACGGACGAGGCGATTGAGGCTGCGGTCAGAATGTCCGAGCGCTATATTATGGACAGATATTTGCCCGATAAGGCCATAGACTTAATAGACGAAGCCGCAAGCCGCGTCAAAGTCAGCGGCAACACTATGCCGCCCCAAATCAAAGAAAAAGAAGAAGAGCTTCAAAGGCTAGAAGCCGAAAAAGCCGAGGTTTTGAGCAAAGACGAATTTGAAAAAGCCTCGGTTATCAGGGACAAAATATACGCGATAAAAGAAGAGATAGAAAACCTCAACACGCAATGGAAAAAGAAAACCATAGAGGACCAGGCCCAAATTGATGTGGAAGACATAGCCCAAGTCGTCGCAAGCTGGACCAAGATACCTGTTACAAAGATTAACGAAACCGAAAAAGAAAAACTGATCAAGCTTGAAGAAATCTTGCACAAGCGCGTAATCGGTCAAGAAGAAGCGGTCCAAAGCGTAGCCAAAGCCATAAGACGCGCCCGAGCCGGGTTAAAAAGCGCCAACAGGCCCATAGGTTCGTTTATATTCCTAGGGCCAACAGGCGTGGGCAAGACCGAATTATCCAAAGCGCTATGCGAGGCTATGTTTGACGACGAAAATCTTATGATAAGGCTTGATATGTCCGAATATATGGAAAGCCACAGCGTAAGTAAACTTATAGGCTCGCCTCCGGGATATGTAGGCTATGACGAGGGCGGACAATTGACAGAGCAGGTAAGGCGCAAGCCGTATTCCGTGATATTATTTGACGAGATAGAAAAAGCGCATCCCGATGTTTATAATATGCTTTTGCAGATTTTGGACGACGGAAGGCTTACGGACGCGCAAGGCAGGGTGGTTAGCTTCAAAAACACCATAATCATAATGACATCCAATGTGGGCGTGAGCGCCCTAAAGAACACGCCCAAGGCCTTGGGATTTTCCGAAGAGTCAAGCGAGCGCAATGAACAAAAGACCAAAGAGATTTTGCTAGACGCCCTAAAGAAAAGGTTTAAGCCCGAGTTTTTGAACAGGGTTGACGTCATTACGGTTTTCCATCCTCTCAACGAGGCGCAAATAAAACTAATAGCCAAAAATATGCTCTACGACATCAACAAAAAGCTCAAAGACAAAAATATTACCATTACTTTTTCGGAAGATGTGCTTGATATGGTGGCGACCCAAGGATACGACCCCGAATACGGAGCAAGACCGCTTCGCAGATTAATAGAGCAAAAAATAGAAGACAAACTAGCCGAAGAAATGCTTGCGGGAAATATTCAGGACAACGCCGTTTTGGATTGCGTTCTTAAAGACGGCGAGATAAAATTTGTCGCAAAAACAAAAGCCTCAAAAACCAAATAA